In one window of Leptospira sp. GIMC2001 DNA:
- a CDS encoding MBL fold metallo-hydrolase, producing the protein MKIRIHRGANEIGGNCIEVESNGERIILDIGLPLEAEKLGNDYKHYLPAIDGLNGSLHNLLAILISHPHIDHYGLLKYVNPEIPLGMGKNAWNILNSARFFKIDQWVVPKIKFEFEHRKEFTIGNFKITPYLVDHSAFDSYSLLIESEGKRIFYTGDFRLHGKKSKMMESLIQAPPTNIDLLLMEGTNISESKKDRRETTEDDLLESFYDVIKTSKGITLIQTSSQNIDRIVTIYKACRKAGKKLVIDLYTAMILKATGSTSIPQSHWDGIELYLTRHQRYKVISANLFSDLTLHSKNRIYLEQLINFPNNKVLIFRPSMLKDFIKNESLFVNAKFIYSLWEGYWERESNRYFKSLIERNNITKISIHTSGHVYPKDWLRFGQAFAAKSMIPIHSFASSSYKEYFPNTIAYKEGEWHEI; encoded by the coding sequence ATGAAAATACGAATCCATAGAGGTGCCAATGAAATTGGAGGAAATTGCATCGAGGTAGAATCGAACGGAGAAAGAATTATTCTAGATATTGGGTTACCGCTAGAAGCCGAAAAACTTGGCAATGATTATAAACATTACTTACCGGCAATCGATGGATTGAATGGATCATTACATAATCTATTAGCTATACTCATTTCTCATCCGCATATTGATCATTATGGATTGTTGAAGTATGTAAATCCAGAAATACCTTTGGGGATGGGAAAGAATGCTTGGAATATATTAAATTCTGCAAGATTTTTTAAAATCGATCAATGGGTAGTACCTAAGATAAAATTTGAATTCGAACATCGAAAAGAATTTACAATAGGGAATTTTAAAATTACACCATATCTCGTTGACCATTCGGCATTTGACTCATATTCATTGTTGATTGAATCAGAAGGAAAACGGATCTTTTACACCGGAGATTTCCGCCTACACGGAAAGAAATCTAAGATGATGGAATCTTTGATTCAAGCACCACCAACTAATATAGATCTACTTCTCATGGAAGGAACAAATATTTCGGAGTCAAAAAAGGATCGAAGAGAAACTACAGAAGATGATTTACTAGAATCCTTTTACGATGTAATCAAAACATCGAAAGGGATCACTCTGATCCAGACATCCTCGCAGAACATTGATAGAATTGTTACCATTTATAAAGCTTGCAGAAAAGCAGGCAAAAAGCTCGTCATTGATTTGTATACTGCCATGATTCTAAAAGCTACAGGTTCCACTTCGATCCCACAATCACACTGGGATGGAATAGAACTGTATCTTACTAGACATCAAAGATATAAAGTAATAAGCGCAAATTTATTTTCAGATCTGACACTCCATTCCAAAAATAGAATTTACTTAGAACAGTTAATCAATTTCCCAAATAATAAAGTTCTAATATTTCGTCCAAGTATGCTTAAGGACTTTATAAAGAATGAGAGTCTATTCGTGAATGCTAAATTTATATATTCCTTATGGGAAGGATATTGGGAAAGAGAAAGTAATAGATATTTTAAATCCTTGATTGAAAGAAATAATATTACAAAAATTTCCATACACACGTCTGGACATGTTTATCCAAAGGATTGGTTACGATTTGGTCAAGCCTTCGCAGCCAAATCAATGATTCCGATCCATAGCTTTGCAAGTAGCAGTTATAAAGAATATTTCCCAAATACAATTGCATACAAAGAGGGAGAATGGCATGAAATTTGA
- a CDS encoding agmatine deiminase family protein, translating into MKFDIRLIPDYESSSLIIAPPINCNYKRVKIQNVYQSIFQEISTEIPIVEYDPQFILAPDIWIRDFAPIPAFQNNLHKLFISFIYKPNYIRNSEIDYINLGDDFSKSYSNYANIPLIKIPIVLDGGNLCHNGKTCIVTERILFDNPKLSSREIRKLFLSIGIENLIIIPTEPGDITGHTDGTIRFVNQNTLVISKYNKTRKDLNNYLDSIRKQIIMESKTELNFICLYNDNPENNLKEGIPSCIGNYINFIQTKSHIIFPNYKQSEKKIRAINENALQRLGKKVLSTKQPIDSIAQYGGSLNCLVGNF; encoded by the coding sequence ATGAAATTTGATATTCGCCTCATTCCAGATTACGAATCATCGAGTCTTATTATCGCTCCACCAATTAATTGCAATTATAAGAGGGTTAAAATACAAAATGTCTATCAATCTATATTTCAAGAAATAAGTACTGAAATACCTATAGTTGAGTATGATCCACAATTTATTTTGGCTCCGGATATTTGGATTCGCGATTTCGCACCTATTCCAGCGTTTCAAAATAATCTCCATAAATTATTTATTTCATTCATTTATAAACCAAACTATATTAGAAATTCTGAGATTGATTATATAAATCTCGGTGATGACTTTTCTAAATCCTATTCGAACTATGCGAATATACCTCTTATCAAAATTCCTATTGTTTTAGATGGAGGAAATTTATGCCACAATGGAAAAACCTGTATTGTTACAGAAAGAATCTTATTTGATAATCCCAAACTTAGTTCTCGCGAGATAAGAAAATTGTTTCTTAGCATCGGAATTGAAAATCTGATCATCATACCCACTGAACCGGGAGATATTACAGGGCATACCGACGGAACCATTCGTTTCGTGAATCAAAATACCTTGGTAATATCTAAATATAATAAAACTCGAAAAGATTTAAACAATTATTTAGATTCGATACGTAAGCAAATCATAATGGAATCAAAAACTGAATTGAATTTTATTTGTTTATATAATGATAATCCTGAAAATAATTTGAAAGAAGGAATCCCATCGTGTATTGGGAATTATATAAATTTTATTCAAACAAAATCTCATATAATTTTTCCTAATTACAAGCAAAGCGAAAAAAAGATTCGAGCCATCAATGAAAATGCTTTGCAGAGATTAGGTAAAAAAGTATTGTCGACCAAACAACCAATCGATTCGATCGCACAGTATGGTGGATCTTTGAACTGTTTGGTGGGAAATTTTTAG